A stretch of Allostreptomyces psammosilenae DNA encodes these proteins:
- a CDS encoding ABC transporter permease, translated as MLAYLARRLVQMVVVLLAISVVTFGLFYAAPRDPARQACGPTCDPTRIDALRHSMGLDQPIATQYLEYMRGIVLGREIRDVDGSMIDCSAPCLGYSYYLHQPVLDAIVGRFPATLSLAAGALAVVVALGVTSGFVSALRRGSLSDRFLSMFTLVGASVQIYFLGYVLQYYLVYQTGLFPTPGYTPLTEDPLEWLRGLLLPWLVLGFVQAAVYARIARSQMLETMGEEYVRTGRSKGLGWWRNHLRYTSRGAAAPLVQLICLEVGTLLGGAVITETVFGVNGIGQLSLDAITQNDLPTVVGTVMLAAFVVVLFVAVADLVIAYLDPRVRLN; from the coding sequence ATGCTCGCGTATCTCGCCCGGCGCCTCGTCCAGATGGTCGTGGTGCTGCTGGCCATCAGCGTCGTCACCTTCGGCCTGTTCTACGCCGCGCCCCGCGACCCGGCCCGGCAGGCGTGCGGCCCGACCTGCGACCCGACCAGGATCGATGCCCTGCGGCACAGCATGGGCCTGGACCAGCCGATCGCGACGCAGTACCTGGAGTACATGCGCGGCATCGTGCTGGGTCGGGAGATCCGGGACGTGGACGGCAGCATGATCGACTGCTCGGCGCCGTGCCTCGGCTACTCGTACTACCTGCACCAGCCGGTGCTCGACGCCATCGTCGGCCGCTTCCCGGCCACCCTCTCGCTGGCCGCCGGCGCGCTGGCCGTCGTGGTGGCGCTGGGCGTCACCTCGGGGTTCGTCAGCGCGCTGCGCCGCGGGAGCCTGAGCGACCGGTTCCTGTCGATGTTCACCCTGGTCGGCGCCAGCGTGCAGATCTACTTCCTCGGCTACGTGCTGCAGTACTACCTGGTCTACCAGACCGGGCTCTTCCCCACCCCGGGGTACACCCCGCTGACGGAGGATCCGCTGGAGTGGCTGCGCGGGCTGCTGCTGCCCTGGCTGGTCCTCGGCTTCGTCCAGGCCGCCGTCTACGCCCGCATCGCCCGCTCCCAGATGCTGGAGACGATGGGCGAGGAGTACGTGCGCACCGGGCGCAGCAAGGGCCTGGGGTGGTGGCGCAACCACCTGCGGTACACCTCGCGCGGTGCCGCGGCGCCGCTGGTGCAGCTGATCTGCCTGGAGGTCGGCACGCTGCTGGGCGGGGCGGTGATCACCGAGACGGTGTTCGGGGTGAACGGCATCGGGCAGTTGTCGCTGGACGCGATCACCCAGAACGACCTGCCGACGGTGGTGGGCACGGTGATGCTGGCGGCCTTCGTCGTCGTGCTGTTCGTGGCCGTCGCCGACCTGGTGATCGCCTACCTGGATCCGCGGGTGCGGCTGAACTGA
- a CDS encoding replication-associated recombination protein A: protein MDDLFTAAADRRQETEPGAAPLAVRMRPRTLDEVVGQRHLLGAGSPLRRLVAASTGRAATSSVILWGPPGTGKTTLATVVSHATNRRFVELSAITAGVKEVRAVIEGARRASGAHGQDTVLFLDEIHRFTKAQQDSLLPAVENRWVTLIAATTENPHFSVISPLLSRSLLLTLEPLTEDDIRQLVRRAVAEERGLAGEIRLSPEAEDHLVRVSGGDARRALTALEAGAGAVLAGEGGATGDGAADGGAIDDGPPTLDVETLQAAVNQAAVRYDRDGDQHYDVASALIKSIRGSDVDAALHYLARMIEAGEDPRFIARRLMISASEDIGLADPTALTTAVAAAQAVALIGFPEARITLAQAVIHLALAPKSNAAIMAVDAALADVRKGLAGPVPPHLRDAHYKGASSLGHGQGYQYPHDLPGGIAAQQYAPDAVHGRRYYRPTRHGAEARYAEVAERVRERLGKPRE, encoded by the coding sequence GTGGACGACCTCTTCACCGCCGCGGCGGACCGACGACAGGAGACCGAACCCGGGGCCGCCCCCCTCGCCGTGCGGATGCGCCCCCGCACCCTCGACGAGGTGGTGGGCCAACGGCACCTCCTCGGTGCGGGCTCGCCGCTGCGCCGCCTGGTAGCCGCCTCCACCGGCCGCGCCGCCACCTCCTCGGTGATCCTGTGGGGCCCGCCCGGCACCGGCAAGACCACCCTGGCAACCGTCGTCAGCCACGCCACCAACCGCCGCTTCGTGGAGCTGTCCGCGATCACCGCCGGCGTGAAGGAGGTCCGCGCCGTCATCGAGGGCGCGCGCCGCGCCTCCGGGGCACACGGCCAGGACACCGTGCTCTTCCTCGACGAGATCCACCGCTTCACCAAGGCCCAGCAGGACTCCCTGCTGCCCGCCGTGGAGAACCGCTGGGTCACCCTGATCGCCGCCACCACCGAGAACCCGCACTTCTCGGTGATCAGCCCGCTGCTCTCGCGCTCCCTGCTGCTCACCCTCGAACCCCTCACCGAGGACGACATCCGGCAGCTCGTCCGCCGCGCCGTCGCCGAGGAACGCGGACTCGCCGGCGAGATCCGGCTCAGCCCCGAGGCCGAGGACCACCTCGTGCGGGTCAGCGGGGGCGACGCCCGCCGCGCGCTGACCGCCCTGGAGGCCGGAGCCGGAGCCGTCCTCGCCGGGGAAGGGGGCGCCACGGGAGACGGCGCGGCCGATGGCGGCGCGATCGACGACGGCCCGCCCACCCTGGACGTGGAGACGCTCCAGGCGGCCGTCAACCAGGCCGCCGTGCGCTACGACCGCGACGGCGACCAGCACTACGACGTCGCCAGCGCGCTGATCAAGTCCATCCGGGGCAGCGACGTCGACGCCGCCTTGCACTACCTCGCCCGGATGATCGAGGCCGGCGAGGACCCCCGCTTCATCGCCCGACGGCTGATGATCTCCGCCAGCGAGGACATCGGCCTGGCCGACCCCACCGCCCTGACCACCGCCGTGGCCGCCGCCCAGGCCGTCGCCCTGATCGGCTTCCCCGAGGCCAGGATCACCCTCGCCCAGGCCGTCATCCACCTCGCCCTGGCCCCGAAGTCCAACGCCGCCATCATGGCCGTGGACGCCGCGCTCGCCGACGTGCGCAAGGGGCTCGCCGGCCCCGTCCCGCCCCACCTGCGCGACGCCCACTACAAGGGCGCCTCCTCGCTCGGCCACGGCCAGGGCTACCAGTACCCGCACGACCTGCCCGGAGGCATCGCCGCCCAGCAGTACGCCCCGGACGCCGTCCACGGCCGCCGCTACTACCGGCCCACCCGGCACGGCGCCGAGGCCCGCTACGCGGAGGTCGCCGAACGGGTCCGCGAACGCCTCGGCAAGCCCAGGGAGTGA
- the hisS gene encoding histidine--tRNA ligase codes for MSTFSAPKGTYDLIPPDSEAFLAVREALAAPARRAGYGYIETPTFESTALFSRGVGESTDIVSKEMYTFTTRGGASLSLRPEGTASVLRAALERNLHKQGLPVKLWYSGSYYRYERPQAGRYRHFSQVGAEALGAEDPALDAELITMAVDAFTGLGLSQVRLLLNSLGCRACRPVYRAALQEFLRSVDLSFLEPDDEADIRRRIEINPLRVLDDKRKAVQERLAGAPLMADHLCEECKAYHEQVRSLLTDAGVRYEDDPKLVRGLDYYTRTTFEFVHDGLGAQSAVGGGGRYDGLSEMIGGPALPSVGYAIGVDRTVLALAAEGVELTLPARTRVYAVPLGEEARRTLFGLVTELRRAGVAADMAYGGKGLKGAMKSADRSGAAFAVVAGERDLAEGVAQLKDLTSGEQTPVALTELVTTIKEKLS; via the coding sequence GTGAGCACCTTCTCCGCCCCCAAGGGCACCTACGACCTCATCCCCCCGGACTCCGAGGCCTTCCTCGCCGTCCGCGAAGCCCTCGCCGCCCCCGCCCGGCGCGCCGGCTACGGCTACATCGAGACCCCCACCTTCGAGAGCACCGCCCTGTTCTCCCGCGGCGTCGGCGAGTCCACGGACATCGTCTCCAAGGAGATGTACACCTTCACCACCCGCGGCGGCGCCTCCCTCTCACTGCGCCCCGAGGGCACCGCCTCGGTGCTCCGCGCGGCCCTGGAGCGCAACCTGCACAAGCAGGGCCTGCCGGTGAAGCTGTGGTATTCCGGCTCCTACTACCGCTACGAGCGCCCCCAGGCCGGCCGCTACCGGCACTTCTCCCAGGTCGGCGCCGAGGCGCTGGGCGCCGAGGACCCGGCCCTGGACGCCGAGCTGATCACCATGGCCGTCGACGCCTTCACCGGCCTCGGCCTGAGCCAGGTCCGGCTGCTGCTCAACTCGCTCGGCTGCCGCGCCTGCCGTCCGGTGTACCGCGCCGCCCTCCAGGAGTTCCTGCGCTCCGTCGACCTGTCCTTCCTGGAGCCGGACGACGAGGCCGACATCCGCCGCCGGATCGAGATCAACCCGCTGCGCGTCCTCGACGACAAGCGCAAGGCCGTCCAGGAGCGCCTGGCCGGCGCCCCGCTCATGGCCGACCACCTGTGCGAGGAGTGCAAGGCGTACCACGAGCAGGTCCGCTCCCTGCTCACCGACGCCGGCGTCCGCTACGAGGACGACCCCAAGCTGGTGCGCGGCCTGGACTACTACACCCGCACCACCTTCGAGTTCGTCCACGACGGCCTCGGCGCCCAGTCCGCCGTCGGCGGCGGCGGCCGGTACGACGGCCTGTCCGAGATGATCGGCGGGCCCGCGCTGCCCTCGGTGGGCTACGCCATCGGCGTGGACCGCACCGTGCTCGCCCTCGCCGCCGAGGGCGTGGAGCTCACCCTGCCCGCGCGCACCCGGGTCTACGCCGTCCCGCTCGGCGAGGAGGCCCGCCGCACCCTGTTCGGGCTGGTCACCGAGTTGCGCCGGGCCGGCGTCGCGGCCGACATGGCCTACGGCGGCAAGGGCCTCAAGGGCGCCATGAAGTCCGCCGACCGCTCCGGCGCGGCCTTCGCCGTCGTCGCCGGCGAGCGCGACCTGGCCGAAGGCGTCGCCCAGCTGAAGGACCTGACCAGCGGCGAACAGACCCCCGTCGCCCTCACCGAACTCGTCACCACCATCAAGGAGAAGCTGTCGTGA
- a CDS encoding ABC transporter substrate-binding protein: MNHRRLGRAVAAVAAVAVVAGCTSGGGNTEPGTSAAPSSTAPEPVEQQNFRIGTAEESRGPAPEVEGARSGGTIKVYDQDDHAHLDPQKIYVNSESTVAKLFSRQLTTYTQIDGSTVLVGDLATDTGTPSDGGRTWTFTLKDDVNWEDGQPVTSADVKYGIERSFGEGMEVGPPYFQQWLTGTSSFTEAQQAYGGPRDGELDAIETPDDKTVVFHFAEPQADVPFAAAMPTATPVREDKDTGADYDVHPFSNGPYKITEREFNSTLVMERNEYWVPETDPARYQFADRYEWQFGLESLNINQRILEEPGSMTVTSVLSPELIDQVDAMPNRDQVLNQGLSPYVDYFYINTRRITDRTVREALLYGLPREQIRQVEGGPMVGEFASTITSPTLYGFQEYDLFEADPAGDPARVAELLAEAGRENLRITYAYPNTDRWQQIAQALVAGYEASGIEVVATAVDSTNYYDVIADPDNEYDLYWGGWGADWPTPSTVLPVILDGRQPGDLNHAFYDDEEVNAEIDRISALSDPDEKSAALYALEREVMADVPLIPYVYNAYNQLHGSGLGNVRLDPVHGLNALNGVYVAE; encoded by the coding sequence GTGAACCATCGCAGACTGGGCCGCGCGGTGGCGGCCGTCGCCGCCGTGGCCGTCGTCGCCGGGTGCACCTCGGGCGGCGGCAACACGGAGCCGGGCACCTCCGCGGCGCCGTCCTCGACCGCGCCCGAACCGGTCGAGCAGCAGAACTTCCGGATCGGCACCGCCGAGGAGAGCCGGGGCCCGGCCCCGGAGGTCGAGGGAGCCCGCTCGGGCGGCACCATCAAGGTGTACGACCAGGACGACCACGCCCACCTGGACCCGCAGAAGATCTACGTCAACTCCGAGTCGACGGTGGCCAAGCTGTTCTCCCGGCAGCTGACCACCTACACCCAGATCGACGGCTCCACCGTGCTGGTCGGTGACCTCGCCACGGACACCGGTACGCCCTCCGACGGCGGCCGCACCTGGACCTTCACCCTCAAGGACGACGTGAACTGGGAGGACGGCCAGCCGGTCACCTCAGCCGACGTCAAGTACGGCATCGAGCGCTCCTTCGGGGAGGGCATGGAGGTGGGGCCGCCGTACTTCCAGCAGTGGCTGACCGGAACCTCGAGCTTCACCGAGGCGCAGCAGGCGTACGGCGGCCCGCGCGACGGCGAGCTGGACGCCATCGAGACGCCGGACGACAAGACGGTGGTCTTCCACTTCGCCGAGCCGCAGGCGGACGTGCCGTTCGCGGCCGCGATGCCGACGGCCACGCCGGTCCGCGAGGACAAGGACACCGGCGCGGACTACGACGTGCACCCGTTCTCCAACGGCCCCTACAAGATCACCGAGCGTGAGTTCAACTCCACCCTGGTGATGGAGCGCAACGAGTACTGGGTGCCGGAGACGGATCCGGCCCGCTACCAGTTCGCGGACCGCTACGAGTGGCAGTTCGGCCTGGAGTCGCTCAACATCAACCAGCGGATCCTGGAGGAGCCGGGGTCCATGACGGTCACCAGCGTGCTCTCGCCGGAGCTCATCGACCAGGTCGACGCCATGCCGAACCGGGACCAGGTGCTCAACCAGGGCCTGTCGCCGTACGTCGACTACTTCTACATCAACACCCGGCGGATCACCGACCGGACGGTGCGCGAGGCGCTGCTGTACGGCCTGCCCCGGGAGCAGATCCGCCAGGTGGAGGGCGGTCCGATGGTCGGCGAGTTCGCCTCCACCATCACCTCGCCCACGCTGTACGGCTTCCAGGAGTACGACCTGTTCGAGGCGGACCCGGCCGGTGACCCGGCCAGGGTGGCCGAGCTCCTCGCCGAGGCCGGCCGGGAGAACCTGCGGATCACCTACGCCTACCCCAACACCGACCGCTGGCAGCAGATCGCCCAGGCCCTGGTGGCCGGCTACGAGGCCTCCGGCATCGAGGTGGTGGCCACCGCCGTCGACTCCACCAACTACTACGACGTCATCGCCGACCCCGACAACGAGTACGACCTGTACTGGGGCGGCTGGGGCGCCGACTGGCCCACCCCCTCCACCGTCCTGCCGGTGATCCTGGACGGCCGGCAGCCCGGCGACCTCAACCACGCCTTCTACGACGACGAGGAGGTCAACGCCGAGATCGACCGGATCTCCGCGCTGTCCGACCCGGACGAGAAGAGCGCGGCCCTGTACGCGCTGGAGCGGGAGGTCATGGCGGACGTGCCGCTGATCCCCTACGTCTACAACGCCTACAACCAGCTGCACGGATCCGGACTGGGCAACGTGCGCCTGGACCCGGTGCACGGCCTCAACGCGCTCAACGGGGTCTACGTCGCCGAGTGA
- a CDS encoding dipeptide ABC transporter ATP-binding protein — MNATTDASAGAPAAASPVVLSVRDLEITFATEHAPVRAVWGLDFELRRGEVLGIVGESGSGKSATGLALMGLHDPGRTTVTGSARLGGLDLLAAGEEEMRRVRGGRMSMVFQDALAALSPYHRVGAQLEEMYRLHHPRAERGRARRRAVEMLDRVGIPEPGRRARDFPHQFSGGMRQRVMIAMALMNEPEVVIADEPTTALDVTIQAQVLRILKDLQADMGLSVILVTHDFGVIAETTDRTLVMYRGRKVEEGPTAEVLRAPRHPYTRALIASVPTLRTPPGSRLLTVADFLGGDDDADGEAVAGRDGGQAAAESSAPGPVETASPAAAEAVSAPAVAAPEGSALLSVRGLCVDFPVRSAILRRTVEKVRAVRNVSFEIARGESFGLVGESGSGKTTTSRVLVGLERATSGSVRFDGEELTTAPHARRMALARRIQIVFQDPYSSLNPRRTVEEIVAAPLEIHTRATARERRARVRELLELVGLEPAHLHRYPHEFSGGQRQRIGIARALAMEPELIVADEPVSALDVSVQAQVLNLLQDLRRELGVSYLFVSHDLTVVRHFCERIAVMYRGEIVESGTREEIFAAPKHEYTRSLLSAVPQMGGRAPAAV, encoded by the coding sequence ATGAACGCCACCACCGACGCCTCGGCGGGCGCCCCCGCCGCCGCCTCCCCCGTCGTGCTGAGCGTGCGGGACCTGGAGATCACCTTCGCCACGGAGCACGCCCCGGTGCGGGCCGTGTGGGGGCTGGACTTCGAGCTGCGGCGGGGTGAGGTGCTGGGGATCGTGGGCGAGTCCGGGTCGGGGAAGTCCGCCACCGGTCTGGCGTTGATGGGCCTGCACGACCCGGGGCGCACCACGGTCACCGGCAGCGCCCGGCTGGGCGGTCTGGATCTGCTGGCGGCCGGGGAGGAGGAGATGCGGCGGGTGCGGGGCGGGCGGATGTCGATGGTGTTCCAGGACGCGTTGGCCGCGCTGAGCCCGTACCACCGGGTGGGGGCGCAGCTGGAGGAGATGTACCGGTTGCACCATCCGCGCGCGGAGCGGGGCCGGGCGCGGCGCCGGGCGGTGGAGATGCTGGACCGGGTGGGCATCCCGGAGCCGGGGCGGCGGGCGCGGGACTTCCCGCACCAGTTCTCCGGGGGCATGCGGCAGCGGGTGATGATCGCGATGGCGCTGATGAACGAGCCGGAGGTGGTCATCGCGGACGAGCCCACCACCGCGCTGGACGTGACCATCCAGGCGCAGGTGCTGCGGATCCTCAAGGACCTCCAGGCGGACATGGGGCTGTCGGTGATCCTGGTGACGCACGACTTCGGGGTGATCGCCGAGACGACGGACCGCACGCTGGTGATGTACCGGGGGCGGAAGGTGGAGGAGGGGCCGACCGCCGAGGTGCTGCGCGCGCCGCGGCACCCCTACACCAGGGCGCTGATCGCCTCGGTGCCGACGCTGCGCACGCCCCCCGGGTCGCGGCTGCTGACGGTGGCGGACTTCCTGGGTGGCGACGACGACGCCGACGGCGAGGCGGTGGCGGGCCGGGACGGGGGGCAGGCCGCCGCGGAGAGCAGCGCGCCGGGGCCGGTGGAGACGGCTTCCCCCGCGGCCGCGGAGGCGGTCTCGGCGCCGGCCGTGGCCGCGCCGGAGGGCTCGGCACTGCTGAGCGTACGGGGTCTCTGCGTGGACTTCCCGGTGCGTTCGGCGATCCTGCGGCGGACGGTGGAGAAGGTGCGGGCGGTGCGGAACGTGTCGTTCGAGATCGCCCGCGGGGAGTCCTTCGGCCTGGTCGGGGAGTCCGGATCGGGCAAGACGACGACCTCCCGGGTGCTGGTGGGTCTGGAACGGGCGACCTCGGGATCGGTGCGGTTCGACGGCGAGGAGCTCACCACCGCCCCGCACGCCCGGCGGATGGCGCTGGCCCGGCGGATCCAGATCGTCTTCCAGGATCCGTACTCCTCACTGAACCCGCGCCGCACGGTGGAGGAGATCGTCGCCGCGCCGCTGGAGATCCACACGCGGGCCACGGCGAGGGAGCGGCGGGCGCGGGTGCGGGAGCTGCTGGAGCTGGTCGGGCTGGAGCCGGCGCACCTGCACCGCTACCCGCACGAGTTCTCCGGCGGGCAGCGGCAGCGGATCGGCATCGCACGGGCGCTGGCGATGGAGCCGGAGCTGATCGTGGCGGACGAGCCGGTGTCCGCGCTGGACGTCTCGGTGCAGGCGCAGGTGCTGAACCTGCTGCAGGACCTGCGGAGGGAGCTGGGCGTCTCCTACCTGTTCGTCTCGCACGACCTGACGGTGGTCCGGCACTTCTGCGAGCGGATCGCGGTGATGTACCGGGGGGAGATCGTCGAGTCGGGTACCCGGGAGGAGATCTTCGCCGCGCCGAAGCACGAGTACACCCGCTCGCTGCTGTCGGCCGTGCCGCAGATGGGCGGCCGGGCGCCCGCGGCGGTCTGA
- the aspS gene encoding aspartate--tRNA ligase, with protein MIRTHEAGTLRKEHAGSIVTLAGWVARRRDHGGVAFLDLRDASGTVQVVVRDLDAAHGLRSEYCVKVTGEVAVRPEGNENPELPTGEIEVNTTELEVLSTAAPLPFPVAEYEPGSVNEEARLTYRYLDLRREGPARALRLRSRVNHIIRSVMEENGFLDIETPYLTRSTPEGARDFLVPVRLQPGTWYALPQSPQLFKQLLMVAGMERYYQIARCFRDEDFRADRQPEFTQLDVEMSFCDTEDVLALGEQVIRRIWSEVHGVELPDPLPRMTFAEAMSRYGSDKPDLRFGQELVDLTEYFAGTSFRVFQAEHVGAVVMPGGAAQTRKELDAWQDWAKARGAKGLAYVVVDADSGELRGPVAKNLSEEHLGGLLEATGARPGDAIFFAAGKRTAALELLGAARLEIGRRCELIDESAWKFVWIVDWPMFEPLEDGNGEFTGWHAVHHPFTAPSGPYVDTFDKDPASAIADAYDLVLNGSEIGGGSLRIHRRDVQQRVFQTIGLTEEEANSQFGFLLEAFNYGPPPHGGIAFGLDRLVALLGGLETIRDVIAFPKTASGGDPLTGAPTPITAAQRRDAGVDAKPKVADDVAARAMLKAAKSTEGTY; from the coding sequence GTGATCCGCACCCATGAAGCCGGCACGCTGCGCAAGGAGCACGCCGGCAGCATCGTCACCCTCGCCGGCTGGGTCGCCCGGCGCCGGGATCACGGCGGGGTGGCGTTTCTCGACCTGCGGGACGCCTCCGGCACCGTCCAGGTCGTGGTGCGGGACCTCGACGCCGCCCACGGGCTGCGCAGCGAGTACTGCGTGAAGGTGACCGGCGAGGTGGCCGTCCGCCCGGAGGGCAACGAGAACCCGGAGCTGCCCACCGGCGAGATCGAGGTCAACACCACCGAGCTGGAGGTGCTCTCCACCGCGGCCCCGCTGCCCTTCCCGGTCGCCGAGTACGAGCCCGGCTCGGTCAACGAGGAGGCCCGCCTCACCTACCGCTACCTGGACCTGCGCCGCGAGGGCCCGGCCCGTGCGCTGCGGCTGCGCTCCCGGGTCAACCACATCATCCGCTCGGTGATGGAGGAGAACGGCTTCCTCGACATCGAGACGCCGTACCTGACCCGCTCCACCCCCGAGGGCGCCCGCGACTTCCTCGTCCCGGTCCGGCTCCAGCCTGGCACCTGGTACGCGCTGCCGCAGTCCCCGCAGCTGTTCAAGCAGCTGCTGATGGTCGCCGGCATGGAGCGCTACTACCAGATCGCCCGCTGCTTCCGCGACGAGGACTTCCGCGCCGACCGGCAGCCGGAGTTCACCCAGCTCGACGTCGAGATGTCGTTCTGCGACACCGAGGACGTCCTCGCCCTCGGCGAGCAGGTCATCCGCCGCATCTGGAGCGAGGTGCACGGCGTCGAGCTGCCCGACCCGCTGCCCCGGATGACCTTCGCCGAGGCGATGTCCCGCTACGGCTCGGACAAGCCCGACCTGCGCTTCGGCCAGGAGCTGGTGGACCTCACCGAGTACTTCGCCGGCACCTCCTTCCGGGTCTTCCAGGCCGAGCACGTCGGCGCCGTGGTCATGCCCGGCGGCGCCGCGCAGACCCGCAAGGAGCTCGACGCCTGGCAGGACTGGGCCAAGGCGCGCGGCGCCAAGGGCCTGGCCTACGTGGTCGTCGACGCCGACAGCGGCGAGCTGCGCGGCCCGGTCGCCAAGAACCTGTCGGAGGAGCACCTCGGCGGCCTGCTCGAGGCCACCGGCGCGCGGCCCGGCGACGCCATCTTCTTCGCCGCCGGCAAGCGCACCGCCGCCCTGGAGCTGCTCGGCGCGGCCCGGCTGGAGATCGGCCGCCGCTGCGAGCTGATCGACGAGTCGGCGTGGAAGTTCGTGTGGATCGTGGACTGGCCGATGTTCGAGCCGCTGGAGGACGGCAACGGTGAGTTCACCGGCTGGCACGCCGTGCACCACCCGTTCACCGCGCCGTCGGGGCCTTACGTCGACACCTTCGACAAGGACCCGGCGAGCGCCATCGCGGACGCCTACGACCTGGTCCTCAACGGCTCCGAGATCGGCGGCGGCTCGCTGCGTATCCACCGCCGGGACGTGCAGCAGCGCGTCTTCCAGACCATCGGCCTGACCGAGGAGGAGGCGAACAGCCAGTTCGGCTTCCTGCTGGAGGCCTTCAACTACGGCCCGCCGCCGCACGGCGGCATCGCCTTCGGCCTGGACCGCCTGGTGGCGCTGCTCGGCGGGCTGGAGACCATCCGGGACGTCATCGCCTTCCCGAAGACCGCCTCCGGCGGCGACCCGCTGACCGGCGCCCCGACGCCGATCACCGCCGCGCAGCGCCGCGACGCCGGCGTGGACGCCAAGCCGAAGGTGGCCGACGACGTCGCCGCCCGCGCCATGCTCAAGGCCGCCAAGAGCACCGAGGGCACCTACTGA
- a CDS encoding peptidylprolyl isomerase, whose translation MVSNKEKRRRELARQRHLRQLERQREAAAKRRRRNRITALTVAGVLVLAGGAWTTVELVGGDDDSSQDTAADTASPSPSASASTVATPIEGCTEPTDATPNGATFDAEPAMEIDESATYTMTLATNCGDITVEMDASKAPHTVNSFAFLAGEDYFDNSVCHRVTSGTLNVLQCGDPTGQGTGGPGYTIPDENLDDPAVEGETYPAGTVAMANTGQPDSGGSQFFIVYEDSQLPASYTPFGTVTSGLDRVAAVAAAGVQGGGQDGAPVQGVQLTDVTVAPKES comes from the coding sequence TTGGTCAGCAACAAGGAGAAGCGTCGTCGGGAGTTGGCGCGCCAGCGGCACCTGCGGCAGTTGGAGCGGCAGCGCGAGGCGGCGGCCAAGCGGCGGCGGCGCAACCGCATCACGGCGCTCACGGTGGCCGGCGTGCTGGTGCTGGCCGGCGGCGCGTGGACGACGGTGGAGCTGGTCGGCGGGGACGACGACTCCTCGCAGGACACCGCGGCGGACACGGCGTCGCCCTCGCCGTCGGCCTCCGCCTCGACCGTGGCCACGCCGATCGAGGGCTGCACCGAGCCGACGGACGCCACCCCGAACGGGGCGACGTTCGACGCCGAGCCGGCGATGGAGATCGACGAGTCCGCCACCTACACGATGACGCTGGCGACCAACTGCGGTGACATCACGGTGGAGATGGACGCCTCCAAGGCCCCGCACACGGTGAACTCCTTCGCGTTCCTGGCCGGCGAGGACTACTTCGACAACTCGGTCTGCCACCGGGTGACCAGCGGGACCCTGAACGTGCTGCAGTGCGGCGACCCGACCGGCCAGGGCACCGGCGGCCCGGGCTACACCATCCCGGACGAGAACCTGGACGACCCGGCGGTGGAGGGCGAGACCTACCCGGCGGGCACGGTGGCGATGGCGAACACCGGTCAGCCGGACTCCGGCGGCAGCCAGTTCTTCATCGTGTACGAGGACAGCCAACTGCCGGCGAGCTACACGCCGTTCGGCACCGTCACGTCCGGGCTGGACCGGGTGGCGGCGGTGGCCGCGGCCGGGGTGCAGGGCGGCGGCCAGGACGGCGCGCCGGTGCAGGGCGTGCAGTTGACGGACGTGACCGTCGCGCCGAAGGAGTCCTGA
- a CDS encoding MBL fold metallo-hydrolase — MLIAGFPAGAWGTNCYVIAPAAGEECVIVDPGHQAADGVAELLREHRLKPVAALLTHGHIDHTASVVPVCGASGIPAYIHPDDRYMLTDPGKALGISLGAQLMGEITIGEPDDLRILDDGDVLPLAGLELTVNHAPGHTRGSVTFRLPEQADIPPVLFSGDLIFAGSVGRTDLPGGDTAALMESLARVCLPLPDRTVVLSGHGPQTSIGTERSANPYLRQAAALAATAATDRATPGDTDGPATSVPRRGM, encoded by the coding sequence GTGCTCATCGCAGGATTTCCCGCCGGCGCCTGGGGCACCAACTGCTACGTCATCGCCCCCGCCGCGGGCGAGGAGTGCGTCATCGTCGACCCCGGCCACCAGGCCGCCGACGGCGTCGCCGAACTCCTGCGCGAGCACCGCCTCAAGCCGGTCGCCGCGCTCCTCACCCACGGCCACATCGACCACACCGCGTCCGTCGTCCCGGTCTGCGGAGCCTCCGGCATCCCCGCCTACATCCACCCGGACGACCGCTACATGCTCACCGACCCCGGCAAGGCCCTCGGCATCTCGCTCGGGGCCCAGCTGATGGGCGAGATCACCATCGGCGAACCCGACGACCTGCGCATCCTCGACGACGGCGACGTGCTGCCGCTCGCCGGACTGGAACTCACCGTGAACCACGCGCCCGGCCATACCAGGGGGTCGGTGACCTTCAGGCTCCCCGAGCAGGCGGACATCCCGCCCGTGCTCTTCTCCGGAGACCTGATCTTCGCCGGCTCCGTCGGACGCACGGACCTCCCCGGCGGCGACACCGCCGCCCTCATGGAGTCCCTGGCACGCGTGTGCCTGCCCCTGCCGGACCGGACCGTCGTCCTGTCCGGCCACGGGCCCCAGACCAGCATCGGCACCGAGCGCTCCGCCAACCCCTACCTGCGCCAGGCCGCCGCCCTCGCCGCCACCGCGGCGACGGACCGCGCCACGCCCGGCGACACGGACGGACCGGCGACCAGCGTCCCGCGACGAGGAATGTGA